In Myxococcus virescens, a single window of DNA contains:
- the leuS gene encoding leucine--tRNA ligase codes for MSTERPKYDPANIEPLWQARWEEQRLFEARRHPGKPKAYILDMFPYPSGAGLHVGHPEGYTATDIISRYLRMRGYDVLHPMGWDAFGLPAEQHALETGTRPADTTAKNIATFKRQLKSLGFSYDWSRELSTTDTEYVRWTQWLFLKLFERGLAYQAELPVNWCAALGTVLANEEVIDGKSERGSHPVVRLPLRQWTLRITAYADRLAEDLSGLDWPETREKQLHWIGRSEGAEVDFLIEGSADRLRIFTTRPDTLFGATYMVVAPEHPLLERFATAERRAEVLAYREATASRSELDRTALTKAKTGVFTGSYALHPLTGARLPIWVADFVLGSYGTGAIMAVPGHDARDFEFARALGLPVVEVVSADGALNETGTWTEAFVGDGVAVRSRFLDGLRTPEAKAAMLAHLEREGLGARRVQYRLRDWVFSRQRYWGEPIPIYFPVELAEGSSDPRVHPHTIRYDQPLPVSEDELPVRLPELEDFKPSEDPAGPLARALDWRFFQRDGKWYARETNTMPQWAGSCWYYLRFTDPKNTQAIFSQEAYDAWMPVDLYVGGSEHAVLHLLYARFWHKVLFDCGLVTHAEPFKKLVHQGMILGENNEKMSKSRGNVVNPDDIVRQFGADALRMYEMFMGPLEAVKPWQTNGVIGVRRFLDRVWNMLAFVTEDAGGAPAELTEDVRRLLHKTVKKVGEDIEALRFNTAVSAMMILANALAELPRVPLEAARVFARILSPFAPHLSEELWHRWGASESISLQPWPEYDPALTVDELVEMAIQVNGKVRGKLRLKRDATEAEAREAVHREPELIPHLAGKTERRFVYVPGRIINIVVG; via the coding sequence ATGTCCACAGAACGGCCGAAGTACGACCCGGCGAACATCGAACCCCTCTGGCAGGCCCGTTGGGAAGAGCAGCGCCTCTTCGAGGCGCGCAGGCACCCCGGCAAACCGAAGGCATACATCCTCGACATGTTCCCTTACCCCTCGGGGGCCGGGCTGCACGTCGGGCACCCGGAGGGCTACACGGCCACGGACATCATCTCGCGATACTTGCGGATGCGGGGATATGACGTCCTTCATCCCATGGGATGGGACGCGTTCGGCCTGCCCGCGGAGCAGCACGCGCTCGAAACGGGAACCCGCCCGGCGGATACCACCGCGAAGAACATCGCGACGTTCAAGCGGCAGCTCAAGTCTCTCGGGTTCTCGTACGACTGGTCTCGCGAGCTCTCCACGACAGACACGGAGTACGTGCGTTGGACCCAGTGGCTCTTCCTCAAGCTCTTCGAGCGCGGGCTGGCCTATCAGGCCGAGCTCCCGGTGAACTGGTGCGCGGCGCTCGGCACGGTGCTCGCCAACGAGGAGGTCATTGACGGGAAAAGCGAGCGGGGCAGTCACCCGGTGGTGCGGCTGCCGCTGCGGCAGTGGACGCTTCGCATCACGGCGTATGCCGATCGGCTCGCCGAGGACCTCTCGGGGCTGGATTGGCCCGAGACGCGGGAGAAGCAGCTCCACTGGATCGGGCGCAGCGAGGGCGCTGAAGTCGATTTCCTCATCGAGGGCAGCGCGGACCGCCTCCGCATCTTCACCACCCGTCCGGACACGCTCTTCGGCGCGACGTACATGGTCGTTGCACCCGAGCACCCGCTGCTGGAGCGGTTCGCCACGGCGGAGCGGCGCGCCGAGGTTCTGGCCTACCGAGAGGCGACTGCGAGCCGAAGCGAGTTGGACCGCACCGCGCTCACGAAAGCCAAGACCGGCGTGTTCACCGGCTCCTACGCGCTGCACCCGCTCACGGGAGCGCGCCTCCCCATCTGGGTCGCGGACTTCGTGCTCGGCTCTTATGGGACGGGCGCCATCATGGCCGTGCCCGGACATGACGCGCGTGACTTCGAGTTCGCACGTGCCCTCGGCTTGCCCGTCGTCGAGGTGGTTTCGGCCGACGGCGCCCTGAACGAGACCGGCACGTGGACGGAGGCATTCGTGGGGGACGGCGTCGCGGTGCGCTCGCGTTTCCTCGATGGACTGCGGACGCCCGAGGCCAAGGCGGCCATGCTCGCCCACCTCGAGCGCGAGGGACTGGGCGCACGGCGCGTCCAGTACCGCTTGAGGGATTGGGTGTTCTCGCGCCAGCGCTATTGGGGAGAGCCGATCCCCATCTATTTCCCGGTCGAGCTCGCGGAGGGCTCATCGGACCCGCGGGTTCATCCCCACACCATTCGCTACGATCAGCCTCTGCCCGTGTCCGAGGACGAGCTGCCGGTGCGGCTCCCCGAGCTCGAGGACTTCAAGCCCAGCGAGGACCCGGCGGGCCCGCTGGCCCGCGCCTTGGATTGGCGTTTCTTCCAGCGCGATGGAAAGTGGTACGCGCGAGAGACCAACACCATGCCTCAATGGGCGGGCTCGTGCTGGTACTACCTGCGCTTCACTGACCCGAAGAACACCCAGGCCATCTTCTCGCAGGAGGCGTACGACGCCTGGATGCCGGTGGACCTGTATGTCGGCGGTTCGGAGCACGCGGTGCTGCACCTGCTCTACGCCCGGTTCTGGCACAAGGTGCTGTTCGACTGCGGCCTCGTCACGCACGCCGAGCCGTTCAAGAAGCTCGTCCACCAGGGAATGATCCTCGGTGAGAACAACGAGAAGATGTCCAAGTCGCGCGGCAACGTGGTGAACCCGGACGACATTGTCCGGCAGTTCGGTGCGGATGCCCTGCGCATGTACGAGATGTTCATGGGGCCGCTGGAGGCGGTGAAGCCGTGGCAGACCAACGGCGTCATCGGCGTGCGGCGCTTCCTTGACCGCGTGTGGAACATGCTCGCGTTCGTGACGGAGGACGCGGGGGGGGCGCCGGCGGAGCTGACCGAGGACGTGCGGCGGCTGCTGCACAAGACGGTGAAGAAGGTGGGGGAGGACATCGAAGCGCTGCGCTTCAACACGGCCGTGAGCGCGATGATGATCCTCGCCAACGCGCTGGCCGAGCTCCCGCGCGTGCCGCTCGAGGCGGCCAGGGTCTTTGCGCGGATTCTCTCCCCATTCGCGCCTCACCTCTCGGAGGAACTCTGGCACCGCTGGGGCGCAAGCGAGTCCATTTCCCTCCAGCCGTGGCCTGAATACGACCCCGCGTTGACCGTGGACGAGCTCGTCGAAATGGCCATCCAGGTCAACGGCAAGGTCCGCGGGAAGCTGCGCCTGAAGCGAGACGCCACGGAGGCGGAGGCGCGTGAGGCCGTCCACCGAGAGCCGGAGCTCATCCCGCATCTCGCCGGGAAGACCGAGCGCCGGTTCGTCTACGTGCCAGGGCGAATCATCAACATCGTCGTTGGCTGA
- a CDS encoding Hsp70 family protein → MHKEPIIGIDLGTTNSCAAIVEDSGNVKLIPYKGGEYTIPSIFAIDDKGNELIGYEAKRQWQLNPRNTVYGSKRLVGRGFGSEVVDTMKQVVAYNMRPGKQSDVILDVGKKEFALQEISAKILGKIREVASNYLKMPIKRAVVTVPAYFNDRQRQSVKDAGKLIDLEVVRIINEPTAAALAYGVGKGLKEKVVIYDLGGGTFDVSIIEIRDRVFEVKATGGDVFLGGIDFDNAIIHHVLKDFAAKTGLDLATDPVAMQRIKDLAERTKIDLSAREEVPFNIPFITMTSQGQPLNIEMKFSRKMLEQLTNQLVDRTLQMVARVLVDSGLSTKDVDEVMLVGGQTRMPIVQDRLTKFFGKPPSKGVHPDEAVAIGAALYAHSLQDDTNLRIQLLDVIPMAIGLEKAGGAFHTVFPRNASIPNAKQLLATTSMDNQTELAVRIFQGDNELVARNDMLGEFTFSGIQPGRAGAAQVEITFDVNVEGILTMRARDPASGREMKTTVRVTNA, encoded by the coding sequence ATGCACAAGGAGCCCATCATCGGCATCGACCTCGGCACGACCAACTCGTGCGCGGCGATCGTCGAGGACAGCGGGAACGTCAAGCTCATCCCCTACAAGGGCGGCGAGTACACCATCCCCTCGATCTTCGCGATCGACGACAAGGGGAACGAACTCATCGGCTACGAGGCCAAGCGCCAGTGGCAGCTCAACCCGCGCAACACCGTCTACGGTTCCAAGCGGCTGGTGGGCCGAGGCTTCGGCAGCGAAGTCGTCGACACGATGAAGCAGGTCGTGGCGTACAACATGCGCCCCGGCAAGCAGAGCGACGTCATCCTGGACGTGGGCAAGAAGGAGTTCGCCCTCCAGGAGATCAGCGCCAAGATCCTGGGGAAGATTCGCGAGGTCGCCTCCAACTACCTGAAGATGCCCATCAAGCGGGCGGTGGTGACGGTGCCGGCCTACTTCAACGACCGGCAGCGCCAGTCGGTGAAGGACGCGGGCAAGCTCATCGACCTGGAAGTGGTGCGCATCATCAACGAGCCCACCGCGGCGGCGCTGGCCTACGGCGTGGGCAAGGGGCTGAAGGAGAAGGTCGTCATCTACGACCTGGGCGGCGGCACCTTCGACGTCTCCATCATCGAGATCCGCGACCGCGTCTTCGAGGTGAAGGCCACCGGCGGTGACGTCTTCCTGGGCGGCATCGACTTCGACAACGCCATCATCCACCACGTCCTCAAGGACTTCGCGGCGAAGACGGGCCTCGACCTCGCCACGGACCCGGTGGCGATGCAGCGCATCAAGGACCTGGCCGAACGCACGAAGATCGACCTCTCCGCCCGCGAGGAGGTCCCCTTCAACATCCCCTTCATCACGATGACGTCCCAGGGCCAGCCCCTGAACATCGAGATGAAGTTCAGCCGGAAGATGCTGGAGCAGCTCACCAACCAGCTCGTGGACCGCACCCTGCAGATGGTGGCGCGCGTGCTGGTGGACTCGGGACTGTCCACCAAGGACGTCGACGAGGTCATGCTCGTGGGCGGCCAGACGCGCATGCCCATCGTCCAGGACCGGCTCACCAAGTTCTTCGGCAAGCCGCCCAGCAAGGGCGTGCACCCGGACGAGGCCGTGGCCATTGGCGCCGCGCTCTACGCGCACTCGCTCCAGGACGACACCAACCTGCGCATCCAGCTCCTGGACGTGATTCCCATGGCCATTGGCCTGGAGAAGGCGGGCGGCGCCTTCCACACCGTCTTCCCGCGCAACGCGTCCATCCCCAACGCCAAGCAATTGCTGGCCACCACCAGCATGGACAACCAGACCGAGCTCGCCGTGCGCATCTTCCAGGGCGACAACGAGCTGGTGGCCCGCAACGACATGCTGGGCGAGTTCACCTTCTCCGGCATCCAGCCCGGCCGCGCTGGCGCCGCGCAGGTGGAGATCACCTTCGACGTGAACGTGGAAGGCATCCTCACCATGCGCGCCCGCGACCCGGCGTCCGGCCGCGAGATGAAGACCACGGTGCGCGTCACCAATGCCTGA
- a CDS encoding protein kinase domain-containing protein produces MVEDSHSERQVIGDRYVLERRLAGGGMGTIWVALDPKLQRRVALKLMAAHCAPAPLARRQFEWEAQAIARLQNPHVIQVHDCDLSGETPYIVMEWLVGEDLEALLNRRGRLSLAMVERLVTQAARALTAAHAAGVIHRDLKPANLFLARTEHGEQVKVLDFGLALLMSGGAARPHPEEEMAGTPRYMSPEQLRGLEPRLDHRCDLWSLAVVAYRALTGQHPFPLESLRQMRLGNVPPPPATPSSLSPELGTEVDAFFARALDVDPARRFQSAHELASALTSAVDAGRPSRPAKILVVDDEPDIVVLMEQSFRKQIRRSVYQFLFAADGEEALEEMRQHPDIEVVLCDINMPRMDGLTFLSRVGEISSLTRVVIVSAYGDMNNIRTAMNRGAFDFITKPIDFPDLEATLVKTLKHVRELRRTVRYTEENGLLRMFVPGAVLERLPPLLQGSDAMAGEWVDGTVVFIDVDAFTPVLHQEAPPESLRRLNANFEAIVPELLARGGIVDKFMGDAVMAVFRGPGHVDLALEACHAIHRQLGTLALRGGEGAPYAHGVCMGLDSGDLVAGSVGAKASGRLDFTVLGDVVNTAARLAARAGRGQVLVSGRAQARAASRFRLSPVETGLFELARDEGHGAPGPDDATAFLAPEAAPEGRGTTQGG; encoded by the coding sequence ATGGTCGAAGACTCCCACTCCGAGCGACAAGTCATTGGCGACCGATACGTCCTGGAGCGGCGGCTGGCTGGCGGTGGCATGGGCACCATCTGGGTGGCGTTGGATCCCAAGCTCCAGCGCCGCGTGGCCCTCAAGCTGATGGCGGCCCACTGCGCGCCCGCGCCCCTGGCTCGCCGGCAGTTCGAATGGGAAGCGCAGGCGATTGCCCGCCTCCAGAATCCCCACGTCATCCAGGTCCACGACTGCGACCTCTCCGGCGAGACGCCCTACATCGTCATGGAGTGGCTGGTGGGCGAGGACTTGGAGGCCCTGTTGAACCGCCGCGGCCGGCTGTCCCTGGCCATGGTGGAGCGGCTGGTGACGCAGGCGGCCCGCGCGCTCACCGCCGCGCACGCCGCGGGCGTCATCCACCGCGACCTCAAGCCGGCCAACCTGTTCCTCGCGCGCACGGAGCATGGCGAGCAGGTGAAGGTGTTGGACTTCGGTCTGGCGCTGCTGATGTCGGGCGGCGCGGCCCGGCCACATCCCGAGGAGGAGATGGCCGGCACGCCCCGGTACATGAGCCCCGAGCAGCTCCGAGGGCTGGAGCCGCGGCTGGACCACCGCTGTGACCTCTGGTCGCTGGCCGTGGTGGCGTACCGCGCGCTGACGGGACAGCACCCGTTCCCCCTGGAGTCGCTGCGGCAGATGCGCCTGGGCAACGTGCCGCCGCCGCCCGCGACGCCGTCCAGCCTGTCCCCGGAGCTGGGCACGGAGGTGGATGCCTTCTTCGCGCGCGCCCTGGACGTGGACCCCGCGCGCCGCTTCCAGTCCGCGCACGAGCTGGCCTCCGCCCTCACCAGCGCGGTGGACGCGGGCCGGCCGTCGCGCCCGGCGAAAATCCTGGTCGTCGATGACGAGCCGGACATCGTCGTGCTGATGGAGCAGAGCTTCCGCAAGCAGATCCGCCGCTCCGTCTACCAGTTCCTCTTCGCCGCGGACGGCGAGGAGGCGCTGGAGGAGATGCGCCAGCATCCGGACATCGAAGTCGTCCTCTGCGACATCAACATGCCGCGCATGGATGGGCTGACGTTCCTGTCGCGCGTGGGGGAGATCAGCTCGCTGACCCGGGTGGTCATCGTCTCCGCGTATGGCGACATGAACAACATCCGCACGGCGATGAATCGCGGCGCCTTCGACTTCATCACCAAGCCCATCGACTTCCCGGACCTGGAGGCCACGCTCGTCAAGACGCTGAAGCACGTGCGCGAGCTGCGCCGCACCGTGCGCTACACGGAGGAGAACGGCCTGCTGCGCATGTTCGTCCCGGGCGCGGTGCTGGAGCGTCTGCCGCCGTTGCTCCAGGGCTCGGACGCCATGGCGGGCGAGTGGGTGGACGGCACGGTGGTGTTCATCGACGTGGATGCCTTCACGCCGGTGCTGCACCAGGAAGCGCCGCCGGAGTCCCTGCGCCGTCTCAACGCCAACTTCGAGGCCATTGTCCCGGAGTTGCTCGCGCGCGGCGGCATCGTGGACAAGTTCATGGGGGACGCGGTGATGGCCGTCTTCCGAGGCCCCGGGCACGTGGACCTGGCGCTGGAGGCCTGCCACGCCATCCACCGGCAACTGGGTACGCTGGCGTTGCGTGGCGGCGAGGGCGCACCGTATGCGCACGGCGTCTGCATGGGGCTGGATTCGGGCGACCTGGTGGCCGGCAGCGTGGGGGCGAAGGCCTCCGGCCGGCTGGACTTCACGGTGCTGGGGGACGTGGTGAACACCGCGGCGCGGCTGGCGGCGAGGGCCGGGCGTGGGCAGGTGCTGGTCAGCGGCCGGGCCCAGGCGCGCGCGGCGTCACGCTTCCGCCTGTCGCCCGTGGAGACGGGCCTCTTCGAGCTGGCCCGCGACGAGGGCCATGGCGCACCGGGCCCCGACGATGCGACCGCCTTCCTGGCGCCGGAGGCGGCGCCAGAAGGCCGGGGAACCACGCAGGGCGGCTGA
- a CDS encoding carotenoid oxygenase family protein, with the protein MPETESVLKHPAPAAPEAPPSLSRESDGHALPGLHVPPGLRPGMPRNAMTTSPVEYVNEPLQVLAGTLPEDLQGHVYVAGPSVHAGSPALASDGLVLRLDFQVGGARFTSATMRTPSYYARQQVDAGATARGPLTRLLNRFRKTTLADVSLTLGPQETPNTAPFLVEGERMLLVTTDAGRPWAIHPKTLKAYTPLGYLREWNRALPTPWAFPLLQSTAHPAFDPAERLGPRINKDRPRLFFTNHAPKWPLGAGYTQLVSWDTEENRLNHWKLMDAATGEPVVAASLHQIAATRDYVVLLDSNFPINFWQIAAQAAVPFLPRVQRAVEWLTASPAAPQAVFWVVRRADLQTSPGTLDPENPPLVSAHRFQAGGGGLHFAAIYENPDDVITLVAAHSPTEDLSHTLKPGELLINGNRVQDWQAGMPTAVPVTRSSMGVHRIDMKRLRIQSNLYSHDDFTWGLTVFSNAGLVNGELEAHFRLLGHVMNAKLPTKELALYLNSDGFTADMVPEALYQLYKPVVGDKSALPIRDGRAASFCKFFVDSGRFEGFVLPTGWFGFAPQFVPSARFPQVPHWKGYVVALVVSDPTPDLPENSTGDEVWIFDSEDLAKGPICRLGSRNFDVGMTLHTTFLPPGLADLLEGQPPGNVAPYCVDVRQDLDMDAIERTYLEWPQTLLPRVPRVLFAPWRLGVKWALNFPKLRQVLQEDVYPHFPRR; encoded by the coding sequence ATGCCCGAGACTGAATCCGTCCTGAAGCACCCCGCCCCCGCGGCGCCCGAAGCGCCCCCTTCCCTCTCGCGCGAGTCGGACGGCCATGCGCTCCCCGGTCTGCACGTCCCACCGGGACTCAGGCCCGGCATGCCACGCAACGCGATGACCACCAGCCCGGTGGAGTACGTCAACGAGCCGCTGCAGGTGCTCGCCGGCACGCTGCCCGAGGACCTGCAGGGTCACGTCTATGTCGCGGGGCCCAGCGTGCACGCGGGCTCCCCGGCCCTGGCCTCGGACGGGCTCGTGCTGCGCCTGGACTTCCAGGTGGGCGGCGCCCGGTTCACCTCCGCCACCATGCGCACCCCCTCGTACTACGCGCGCCAGCAGGTGGACGCGGGCGCGACGGCGCGAGGCCCCCTGACGCGGCTGCTCAACCGCTTCCGCAAGACGACGCTGGCGGACGTGTCCCTCACGCTGGGCCCGCAGGAGACGCCCAACACGGCGCCCTTCCTGGTCGAGGGTGAGCGGATGCTGCTGGTGACGACGGACGCGGGCCGCCCGTGGGCCATCCACCCCAAGACGCTGAAGGCGTACACACCGCTGGGCTACCTGCGCGAGTGGAACCGCGCCCTCCCCACGCCGTGGGCCTTCCCCCTGCTGCAGAGCACGGCCCACCCGGCCTTCGACCCCGCCGAGCGCCTGGGCCCACGCATCAACAAGGACCGGCCCCGCCTCTTCTTCACCAACCACGCGCCCAAGTGGCCCCTGGGCGCCGGTTACACGCAACTGGTGAGCTGGGACACGGAAGAGAACCGGCTGAACCACTGGAAGCTGATGGACGCGGCCACGGGCGAGCCGGTGGTGGCGGCGTCGCTGCACCAGATCGCCGCCACGCGGGACTACGTGGTGCTGCTGGACTCCAACTTCCCCATCAACTTCTGGCAGATCGCCGCGCAGGCGGCGGTGCCCTTCCTGCCGCGGGTGCAGCGCGCGGTGGAGTGGCTGACGGCGTCCCCCGCCGCCCCGCAAGCGGTGTTCTGGGTGGTGCGGCGAGCGGACCTCCAGACGTCACCCGGGACGCTGGACCCGGAGAATCCGCCGCTCGTGTCCGCGCACCGCTTCCAGGCCGGAGGCGGCGGGCTGCACTTCGCCGCCATCTACGAGAACCCCGACGACGTCATCACCCTGGTCGCGGCGCACTCTCCCACCGAAGACCTGTCTCATACGCTGAAGCCGGGCGAGCTGCTCATCAATGGCAACCGCGTGCAGGACTGGCAGGCGGGAATGCCCACGGCGGTGCCCGTCACGCGCAGCTCCATGGGGGTGCACCGCATCGACATGAAGCGGCTGCGCATCCAGTCCAATCTGTATTCGCATGACGACTTCACCTGGGGCCTGACGGTCTTCTCCAACGCCGGCCTGGTGAATGGCGAGTTGGAGGCCCACTTCCGGCTGCTGGGCCACGTGATGAACGCCAAGTTGCCGACGAAGGAGCTGGCGCTCTACCTCAACTCGGACGGCTTCACGGCGGACATGGTCCCCGAGGCGCTCTACCAGCTTTACAAGCCCGTCGTCGGAGACAAGTCCGCGCTGCCCATCCGCGATGGCCGCGCGGCGAGCTTCTGCAAGTTCTTCGTCGACTCCGGCCGCTTCGAGGGCTTCGTGCTGCCCACCGGCTGGTTCGGCTTCGCGCCGCAGTTCGTCCCCAGCGCCCGGTTCCCCCAGGTGCCGCACTGGAAGGGCTACGTGGTGGCGCTCGTCGTGTCGGACCCGACGCCGGACCTGCCTGAGAACTCCACGGGCGACGAGGTCTGGATCTTCGACTCCGAGGACCTGGCCAAGGGCCCCATCTGCCGGCTGGGCAGCCGCAACTTCGACGTGGGCATGACGCTGCACACCACGTTCCTGCCACCGGGCCTGGCGGACCTCCTGGAAGGCCAGCCCCCGGGCAACGTGGCCCCGTACTGCGTGGACGTGCGGCAGGACCTCGACATGGACGCCATCGAACGGACGTACCTGGAGTGGCCCCAGACGCTGCTCCCACGGGTGCCCCGGGTGCTGTTCGCCCCGTGGCGCCTGGGCGTGAAGTGGGCATTGAACTTCCCGAAGCTGCGTCAGGTGCTCCAGGAGGACGTGTATCCGCACTTCCCGCGCAGGTGA
- a CDS encoding aspartate dehydrogenase domain-containing protein, whose amino-acid sequence MTRIRTAIIGYGNLGQYLVDAIQGDPAVSAQFELIAVWNRTTDKLASLQPESLRYSGDLLHLFEKYDGMIDLVIEVCHPEIVARFGAFFLRHCDLIVGSPTAFADASVEQRIRSALAEAPAKGTRHECYLPAGALWGVEDIAKLGQQGDSIRALSVTMKKHPSAFKLKEPLRSRLIEYEQSDSQDEFVIFDGSVRELAPLAPSNVNTMACAALASGPSFGFDKTRGKIIADKRLESHVVEVELEGRGGFTLKTTRTNPARPGAVTGSATFASFLASLQRSTGHGGGFFFV is encoded by the coding sequence GTGACTCGCATACGCACCGCAATCATTGGATATGGCAACCTGGGTCAATACCTGGTCGACGCGATCCAGGGGGACCCTGCCGTTTCGGCGCAGTTCGAGCTGATCGCCGTCTGGAACAGGACGACTGACAAGCTTGCATCCCTGCAGCCCGAGTCGCTGCGGTACAGCGGGGATCTGCTGCATCTTTTCGAAAAGTATGACGGCATGATCGACCTTGTCATCGAAGTGTGCCATCCGGAGATCGTCGCGCGGTTTGGTGCCTTTTTCCTACGGCACTGCGACCTGATCGTCGGTAGCCCGACCGCATTCGCGGATGCTTCCGTCGAGCAACGTATCCGCAGCGCACTGGCAGAAGCGCCCGCGAAAGGCACGCGTCATGAGTGCTACCTGCCAGCGGGAGCGCTGTGGGGGGTTGAAGACATCGCCAAGCTGGGCCAACAGGGCGACAGCATCCGCGCGCTGAGCGTCACCATGAAGAAACACCCAAGCGCGTTCAAGCTGAAGGAGCCTCTTCGCAGCAGACTCATCGAATACGAACAGAGTGACTCTCAGGATGAGTTCGTCATTTTCGATGGCAGCGTGCGCGAGCTGGCGCCGCTCGCGCCGAGCAATGTCAACACGATGGCCTGCGCGGCGCTCGCTTCGGGTCCGTCCTTTGGTTTCGACAAGACCCGGGGGAAGATCATCGCAGACAAGCGTTTGGAGTCTCACGTGGTGGAGGTTGAGCTGGAAGGGAGGGGCGGATTCACGCTGAAGACCACACGAACGAATCCGGCCAGACCCGGAGCGGTGACGGGCAGCGCGACCTTTGCCTCGTTCCTGGCTTCGCTCCAGCGCAGCACTGGCCACGGGGGCGGCTTCTTCTTCGTGTGA
- the asnB gene encoding asparagine synthase (glutamine-hydrolyzing) yields the protein MAEGNTGARDFRGPCSFGIDFHQVPGEGFMCGVFGAVDARVDRLALGRACKVLEHRGPDGQGAFLDDETGVGLAHSRLSIIDLENGVQPLFDSAGECVLVCNGEVYDFERQRQELEAEGFQFKTRSDSEVILGLYQKHGLELFQHLRGEFAFLLFDKKRRRLIACRDRFGIKPLFVANTDDGGWVFASEIKAILASGLKEARMQFVLPFGERNENETLFRGIYDLPPGTALVVDLVEPAPRLLTYWRPDFPKGDGGGAAKDFSQWKAETDAALTEAIRLRLRADVPVGVYLSGGIDSALVAAKVRRLGNQPPLAFTVSFADMPRFNERSNAERIAEHIGVEHHVLDVETNDLWENLEACLWHSEDIIFDFAPVAKFLLSDFAKKHVSVVLTGEGADEVFLGYKMFRDKLHGYQRPVFIRAASRVREWFVLRYWKFLYAIVRVLTFRKEFRAPSRSEPLATLLPRQPLDQSQLEGRHPLLKDQYRRMKDHLRKAILVCFGDRMEMAHSIEGRVPFLDHHLFELARDIPIDFKIHQGKEKYILREIAADLVPEEVQAREKWPFSTTVPTFNREAYPACDRLCDTYLTPSAVREAGILKWPMIAFARFLRRFERFRVIADRFLLVACSLQILHHLFISRGAESLGGHLPGKMPSKSAGLQMREDRLATGDVATGT from the coding sequence ATGGCCGAGGGGAACACAGGCGCCCGGGACTTCCGCGGGCCCTGTTCCTTCGGAATCGACTTTCATCAGGTCCCTGGGGAGGGGTTCATGTGTGGAGTTTTCGGTGCTGTAGACGCACGGGTTGATCGGCTGGCGCTCGGTCGCGCATGCAAGGTGTTGGAGCACCGTGGGCCGGATGGTCAGGGTGCTTTTCTAGACGATGAGACCGGCGTGGGCCTGGCGCACAGCCGTCTGTCCATCATCGACCTGGAGAACGGCGTTCAGCCCTTGTTCGACTCGGCCGGCGAATGCGTCCTCGTCTGTAATGGCGAGGTCTATGACTTTGAAAGGCAACGGCAAGAGCTCGAGGCGGAGGGCTTCCAGTTCAAGACCCGCAGCGACTCCGAAGTCATCCTGGGGCTCTACCAAAAGCACGGCCTGGAGCTGTTCCAGCACCTGCGGGGAGAGTTTGCCTTTCTTCTCTTCGACAAGAAGCGAAGACGGCTGATTGCTTGCAGGGACCGGTTTGGCATCAAGCCGCTTTTTGTTGCGAACACCGACGACGGCGGCTGGGTCTTCGCCTCTGAAATCAAAGCGATCCTGGCCTCTGGTCTCAAAGAGGCCAGGATGCAGTTCGTCCTGCCGTTTGGCGAACGGAACGAGAACGAGACCCTGTTCCGGGGCATTTACGATCTGCCGCCTGGCACGGCGCTCGTCGTGGACCTGGTTGAGCCCGCGCCTCGTTTGCTGACCTACTGGAGGCCGGACTTCCCCAAGGGAGATGGTGGCGGGGCAGCCAAGGACTTTTCGCAATGGAAGGCAGAAACCGACGCGGCTCTGACGGAAGCCATCCGGTTGCGTCTCCGGGCTGACGTGCCAGTGGGGGTCTACCTGAGCGGGGGAATCGACTCGGCGCTCGTCGCGGCCAAGGTCCGTCGTCTCGGGAATCAGCCACCGCTCGCTTTCACCGTGTCCTTCGCGGACATGCCCAGATTCAACGAGCGCTCGAACGCCGAGCGCATTGCCGAGCACATCGGGGTGGAACATCATGTGCTCGACGTCGAAACCAACGACCTCTGGGAGAATCTCGAGGCCTGTCTCTGGCACAGCGAGGACATCATCTTCGACTTCGCACCGGTTGCGAAGTTCCTGCTCTCCGACTTCGCGAAGAAGCACGTCAGCGTCGTCTTGACCGGGGAGGGGGCGGACGAGGTGTTCCTCGGCTACAAGATGTTCCGGGACAAGCTCCATGGCTACCAGAGGCCGGTGTTCATCCGCGCTGCGAGCCGCGTTCGCGAATGGTTCGTTCTCCGGTACTGGAAGTTCCTCTACGCGATCGTCAGGGTGCTGACCTTCCGCAAGGAGTTTCGTGCGCCATCGCGCAGCGAGCCGCTGGCGACGCTCTTGCCCAGGCAGCCCTTGGATCAGTCACAGCTCGAGGGGCGCCACCCGCTCCTGAAGGACCAGTATCGGCGCATGAAAGACCATCTCCGGAAGGCGATCCTGGTCTGCTTCGGCGATCGCATGGAGATGGCCCATTCCATCGAAGGGCGGGTTCCATTCCTGGATCACCACCTGTTCGAGCTCGCGCGCGACATCCCCATCGATTTCAAGATCCATCAAGGGAAGGAGAAGTACATCCTTCGGGAGATCGCCGCGGACCTCGTGCCCGAAGAGGTTCAGGCGCGGGAGAAATGGCCGTTCAGCACGACGGTTCCAACCTTCAATCGTGAGGCGTATCCAGCCTGTGATCGGCTGTGCGACACCTATCTGACGCCGAGCGCCGTGCGAGAGGCTGGCATTCTGAAGTGGCCCATGATTGCCTTCGCCAGGTTTCTCCGTCGATTTGAGAGGTTTCGCGTCATCGCGGACAGGTTTCTGCTCGTCGCCTGTAGCCTGCAGATCCTTCATCACCTCTTCATCTCACGTGGCGCTGAGTCCTTGGGGGGACACCTCCCTGGCAAGATGCCTTCGAAATCTGCGGGCCTGCAGATGCGTGAGGACAGGCTGGCGACGGGCGACGTGGCGACAGGGACGTAA